Proteins encoded in a region of the Niveispirillum cyanobacteriorum genome:
- a CDS encoding HlyD family type I secretion periplasmic adaptor subunit: MRTAHTLSMPAPAMRAPFATDEMVEDPGVRPLTRAAILLSGVSVAAFVAWASLTPVQEVAVSFGEIVPAGAVQTVQHLEGGIVAEMLVRQGELVEPGQPLLRFQGAATQSSRDQMLVRQRALRAQAERLSAFADGREPDFSAFSDNPDLMAENARLLASQIEARDNQRKILADQAQELRSLLQSSQAQLASVNTNLGFAESKVALRADLVEKGLNSKLLLIEAERERAAAMSERQRLEGIIAGTRSNLNGNASRLAELDGRLRQEALDKLGAVNTELAELEKMLDGQEDRVERLVSTAPARGIVQELPVKTVGGVISPGGVVARLVPVDDELVADVRVSPRDIGFVKVGQPVKVKIQAFDYTRFGRVEGKLESVSPTTFLDEQKQPYYQARVRLGTNHVGNADLHHVLVPGMTVQADITTGEKSLIQYLLKPVYTTIDGAFRER; encoded by the coding sequence ATGCGCACCGCCCACACCCTGTCCATGCCCGCACCCGCCATGCGGGCCCCCTTCGCCACGGACGAGATGGTTGAAGATCCCGGCGTTCGCCCCCTGACCCGCGCCGCCATCCTGTTGTCCGGCGTCAGCGTCGCCGCCTTCGTCGCCTGGGCCTCCCTGACCCCCGTTCAGGAAGTCGCCGTCTCCTTCGGAGAGATCGTGCCTGCGGGTGCCGTGCAGACTGTGCAGCATCTGGAGGGCGGTATCGTCGCCGAGATGCTGGTCCGTCAGGGCGAACTGGTGGAGCCCGGCCAGCCGCTGCTGCGCTTCCAAGGGGCCGCCACCCAGTCCAGCCGCGACCAGATGCTGGTCCGGCAGCGGGCGCTGCGGGCCCAGGCCGAACGTCTGAGCGCCTTTGCCGACGGGCGAGAACCCGACTTCTCCGCCTTCAGCGATAATCCCGACCTGATGGCCGAGAATGCCCGCCTGTTGGCAAGTCAGATCGAGGCACGGGACAACCAGCGCAAAATCCTGGCCGATCAGGCACAAGAGTTGCGCTCCCTGCTGCAATCCAGCCAGGCGCAACTGGCCAGCGTCAATACCAACCTTGGTTTTGCCGAAAGCAAGGTAGCGCTGCGCGCCGATCTGGTTGAGAAGGGGCTGAACTCCAAACTGCTGCTGATCGAGGCGGAACGGGAACGTGCCGCCGCCATGTCGGAGCGGCAGCGGCTCGAAGGCATCATCGCCGGCACGCGCAGCAACCTGAACGGCAATGCCTCCCGACTGGCAGAGCTGGACGGCCGGCTTCGCCAGGAAGCGCTGGACAAGCTGGGCGCGGTCAATACCGAGCTGGCGGAACTTGAAAAGATGCTGGACGGTCAGGAGGATCGGGTCGAACGCCTTGTCTCCACCGCGCCGGCCCGCGGCATCGTGCAAGAACTGCCGGTGAAGACCGTTGGTGGTGTCATTTCCCCTGGTGGTGTTGTGGCGCGGCTGGTGCCCGTGGATGACGAACTGGTCGCCGATGTGCGCGTATCCCCGCGCGATATTGGCTTCGTCAAGGTCGGACAGCCGGTGAAGGTGAAGATCCAGGCCTTCGACTACACGCGGTTCGGGCGCGTGGAAGGCAAACTGGAAAGCGTCTCGCCTACCACCTTCCTGGATGAACAGAAGCAGCCTTATTATCAGGCCCGTGTGCGGCTGGGCACAAACCATGTCGGCAATGCCGACCTCCACCATGTGCTGGTCCCCGGCATGACGGTACAGGCCGACATCACCACGGGTGAGAAGTCGCTGATCCAGTACCTGCTGAAGCCGGTTTACACGACGATCGACGGCGCATTCCGCGAACGCTGA
- a CDS encoding peptidase domain-containing ABC transporter yields the protein MTLSLEATNTRPPDFIWGADAATATAAASPDMTPCFEGLSLLLKHLGWPVTARQVAEAMPVAPGLDPADDLRDVLGRLGFSAMVQAGGHFSPKTLARLHGTRRDRRLPLLYLPVSGAPLLVESHGHQLTILQPQEGGGAFRTERKEGLDAGMVVVLAPPSGAASGDKQPWLRARISEGMPLVVVSLLLTLLANALALANPLFVMSVYDKVIAANQPDLLVMLGVGAIGACLLELIIRRTRSRTMAHAGARLGYLVGNAVLGRLLALPSAMTERVSIAAQLARVRDIDRVRDLLTGPLAQACMDLPFMFLFIGAIFAMGGWLGLVPLVAVGVYAIVAAIANAIIQQRVTRSAIANARRQELALEIIERMKAIRILGDLDIWRQRYANVVREAAAANLNHSQAAATVATISVMMGTLTALATLLTGIHQVMAGSLSTGGLIACMMLVWRMLGPLQAAFTASARVTQIRSSMKQIETLMATSPERSEAARPNRGGQIEGRVTFNRVTFRYGRESEPVLGNLSFDVAPREVVAVVGRCGGGKSTLLKLVSGLYTPQGGSIRIDGRDIRQFDPVQLRRSIAFVTQVPQFFQGTLADNLRLAAPTASDNELMDALDRAGALEAVRRLKDGLHTRFDLHEKPLPTAVQARLSLARAYLRHAPLVLLDEPISGFDFEGEFAFMSAIETLRQQATVFFATHRRSHLGIADKVLILEHGTTRYFGTADKVRDRIPKGMI from the coding sequence ATGACCCTGTCACTGGAGGCTACCAACACCCGCCCCCCTGATTTCATCTGGGGCGCCGATGCCGCAACCGCCACGGCTGCCGCATCCCCCGATATGACCCCGTGTTTTGAAGGTCTTTCACTGCTGCTGAAGCACCTGGGCTGGCCGGTGACGGCCCGGCAGGTGGCAGAAGCGATGCCGGTTGCACCCGGCTTAGACCCGGCGGACGACCTGCGTGACGTGCTGGGCCGGTTGGGTTTCAGTGCCATGGTGCAGGCGGGCGGGCATTTCAGCCCGAAGACACTGGCCCGGCTGCACGGTACGCGGCGCGACCGGCGTCTGCCCCTGCTCTACCTACCGGTCAGCGGCGCCCCGCTGCTGGTGGAATCGCACGGTCATCAGCTGACCATTCTGCAGCCGCAGGAAGGCGGTGGCGCGTTCCGGACGGAACGGAAGGAAGGTCTGGACGCCGGCATGGTTGTCGTCTTGGCGCCCCCATCCGGCGCGGCAAGTGGCGACAAGCAGCCATGGCTGCGCGCGCGCATATCCGAAGGCATGCCGCTGGTGGTGGTCTCGCTGTTGCTGACATTGCTGGCCAATGCGCTTGCTCTGGCGAACCCCCTGTTCGTGATGTCTGTCTATGACAAAGTCATTGCCGCCAATCAGCCGGATCTGTTGGTCATGCTGGGCGTTGGGGCTATCGGGGCATGCCTGCTTGAACTGATAATCCGCCGGACCCGCAGCCGGACCATGGCCCATGCTGGCGCACGGCTAGGCTATCTGGTGGGCAATGCTGTGCTGGGGCGGCTTCTGGCCCTGCCCAGTGCCATGACCGAACGTGTTTCCATCGCGGCACAGTTGGCCCGCGTGCGTGATATCGACCGGGTACGCGACCTGCTCACCGGTCCACTGGCACAGGCCTGCATGGATCTGCCTTTCATGTTCCTGTTCATCGGGGCTATTTTCGCCATGGGCGGCTGGCTGGGCCTTGTCCCGCTGGTGGCGGTGGGCGTCTATGCCATTGTGGCCGCCATCGCCAATGCTATCATCCAGCAGCGTGTCACCCGTTCGGCCATCGCCAATGCACGCCGTCAGGAACTGGCACTGGAAATCATCGAGCGCATGAAGGCCATCCGCATCCTGGGTGACCTGGATATCTGGCGTCAGCGCTATGCCAATGTGGTGCGGGAAGCAGCGGCAGCCAACCTGAACCATTCCCAGGCGGCGGCAACGGTGGCCACCATCAGTGTTATGATGGGTACGCTGACCGCCCTGGCCACGCTGCTAACCGGCATTCATCAGGTGATGGCCGGAAGCCTGTCCACCGGTGGATTGATTGCCTGCATGATGCTGGTCTGGCGCATGCTGGGTCCCTTACAGGCCGCCTTTACGGCCAGCGCCCGCGTCACCCAGATCCGCTCCTCCATGAAGCAGATCGAAACGCTGATGGCCACTTCGCCGGAAAGGTCAGAGGCTGCGCGCCCCAACCGGGGTGGACAAATCGAAGGCCGTGTCACCTTCAATCGTGTCACCTTCCGCTATGGCCGGGAGTCCGAACCGGTGCTGGGGAATCTGTCCTTCGACGTGGCCCCGCGGGAAGTAGTGGCCGTGGTCGGCCGCTGCGGTGGTGGCAAATCCACCCTGCTGAAGCTGGTCAGCGGCCTTTACACACCGCAGGGCGGCTCCATCCGGATCGATGGACGCGACATCCGGCAGTTCGATCCGGTGCAACTACGCCGCTCCATCGCCTTTGTCACGCAGGTCCCACAGTTCTTCCAGGGTACGCTGGCCGATAATCTGCGCCTAGCTGCCCCCACCGCTAGCGATAATGAACTGATGGACGCGCTGGACAGGGCGGGTGCGCTGGAGGCGGTTCGCCGGTTGAAGGATGGGCTTCATACCCGCTTCGACCTGCATGAAAAGCCGCTGCCGACGGCTGTCCAGGCCCGCCTGTCGCTGGCCCGCGCCTATCTGCGCCATGCCCCGCTGGTCTTGCTGGACGAGCCGATCAGTGGCTTCGATTTCGAGGGCGAGTTCGCCTTCATGTCAGCTATCGAGACGCTGCGCCAGCAGGCAACCGTCTTCTTCGCCACCCACCGCCGCAGCCATCTGGGGATCGCCGACAAGGTGCTGATCCTGGAACACGGCACCACTCGCTATTTCGGCACCGCGGACAAGGTCCGGGACCGTATTCCGAAGGGGATGATCTGA
- a CDS encoding peptidase domain-containing ABC transporter, with the protein MTHVPSVKARNNTVAMKIDPYILLSSITINLLALAMPVALLQVYDRVIPNHALDTMSALTIGVILALALDFALRLLRQRIFGVRGANFETRENIRAVSHMMTADLRSFQSHSSGAHMEFLGSISTLREFASGQIMISLYDVPFIAIYLALIFYIGGPLVAIPVVGMLFLCITALPALRRARSALTRITQVEDRRLSFVISLLTGIQSVKAMALEQPLLRRYERLQEDRLTEHQAAELSGQHLAEQGQFAVQIAGLATVGFGSLMVLDGSLSVGGLSACMLLVGRALAPMQSIMQFWSRLQSASIARQQLAQIHDMPLAARSTGTADAMETEPRLRLSNIHYGFDNGNNLLDGIDLEVGRGEIVALVGANGSGKSTLLSLIAGFYTPSKGNVLLDGRELTEYDQESLRHAIALLPQHEILFRGTITENITMFRPELEEAAMAAAERAGLLDLIHALPYGFSTYIGDGATEPLPRGLAQRIAVARALMNRPRIILFDDANSAVDDDGDRSLFALLNEVRSECLVILISHRPAVLKLADRIYSLADGKLDLTQEFQA; encoded by the coding sequence ATGACCCATGTTCCTTCAGTCAAGGCACGGAACAACACCGTCGCAATGAAAATAGATCCATATATACTTTTGTCTAGCATCACCATAAATCTGCTTGCATTAGCAATGCCTGTTGCTCTCTTGCAGGTTTATGATCGGGTAATTCCCAATCACGCACTTGATACAATGTCTGCACTGACAATCGGCGTAATCCTGGCATTGGCGCTAGACTTCGCCCTAAGGCTGTTGCGGCAGCGTATATTCGGTGTGCGTGGTGCCAATTTCGAAACACGCGAGAATATCCGCGCGGTGTCCCACATGATGACCGCCGATCTTCGGAGCTTTCAGTCCCACTCGTCAGGCGCGCATATGGAATTTCTTGGCTCCATTTCGACGCTACGTGAATTTGCCTCCGGGCAGATTATGATCAGCCTGTACGACGTGCCCTTCATCGCCATCTACCTGGCCCTGATTTTCTATATCGGTGGGCCACTGGTGGCGATCCCGGTGGTGGGTATGCTGTTCCTGTGCATCACCGCCTTACCCGCGCTGCGCCGAGCCCGTTCCGCCCTGACCCGTATCACCCAGGTCGAAGACCGGCGGCTTAGCTTTGTCATCAGCCTGCTGACCGGCATTCAATCTGTTAAGGCCATGGCCCTGGAACAGCCGCTTCTGCGCCGTTACGAGCGGTTGCAGGAAGATCGGCTGACCGAACATCAGGCGGCGGAACTGTCCGGCCAGCATCTGGCCGAACAGGGGCAGTTTGCAGTGCAGATCGCAGGTCTGGCGACGGTCGGTTTCGGCAGCCTGATGGTTCTTGATGGCAGTCTGTCCGTCGGCGGATTGTCGGCCTGCATGTTACTTGTTGGGCGCGCCCTGGCACCGATGCAAAGCATCATGCAGTTCTGGTCGCGCCTGCAGTCCGCCTCCATCGCCCGCCAGCAGTTGGCACAGATCCATGACATGCCCCTTGCCGCCCGTAGCACCGGCACAGCAGACGCAATGGAAACCGAACCCCGCCTGCGCCTGTCGAACATTCACTACGGTTTCGATAATGGAAACAACCTGCTGGATGGAATTGACCTTGAGGTCGGTCGGGGGGAGATTGTGGCCCTGGTCGGCGCGAATGGCAGTGGCAAAAGCACGCTTCTGTCGCTAATCGCTGGCTTTTACACGCCGTCAAAGGGAAATGTTCTTCTCGATGGGCGAGAATTGACTGAGTATGATCAGGAAAGCCTTCGTCACGCGATTGCCTTGCTCCCTCAACACGAAATACTGTTTCGTGGTACAATCACTGAGAATATTACCATGTTCCGCCCCGAGCTGGAGGAGGCGGCCATGGCCGCTGCCGAACGGGCGGGCCTTCTGGACCTCATCCATGCTCTGCCGTACGGCTTTTCAACCTATATAGGAGATGGCGCGACCGAGCCGCTGCCCCGCGGCCTAGCCCAGCGGATCGCCGTGGCCCGTGCCCTGATGAACCGCCCCCGCATCATCCTGTTCGATGATGCCAATTCAGCAGTCGATGATGATGGCGACCGCAGCCTGTTCGCCCTGCTGAACGAAGTCCGCTCCGAATGCCTGGTCATCCTGATCAGCCACCGCCCAGCAGTCCTGAAACTTGCCGACCGCATCTACAGCCTTGCTGACGGCAAGCTCGACCTCACACAGGAGTTCCAGGCATGA
- a CDS encoding tannase/feruloyl esterase family alpha/beta hydrolase has product MQRLFMMGVATVALVTTPAAWAQSASLTPPDPAGRCAALAGWKGANGARILSATYNEAGPAKLPPPNPMAPPPGPPPQLPAHCEIVGIIKERTGIDGQPYAIRFHLRLPAAWNQRFLMQGGGGTNGELGDALGRTGPGAPALAQGYAVLSQDSGHDNAINAAPERGGAPAFGFDPESRADYGGTSLPLSVGAAKTLIGAFYAANPRYSYFAGCSKGGQEGMMAAQRYPDLFDGIVAAAPGMSLPRAAVAEAWDTQSLAAVAAKPVTTASLAASFSDGDLKLVTRAVLDACDADDGLADGLIGNYPACTPQKVVPVLRKAVCTGDKQAGCLSNAQVNALIRVQEGARNSKGEHLYASFPWDAGWADMGWRVWKLGSGDGRIPAINVMMGAPSLAMVFTTPPTLPPPGLQGLMDYALAFDFDRHAAKINATGGAFVRSAWTDIGARSPDIDAFARRGGRMIVPHGVSDPVFSVNDTTAWWQEVNQRTGGKAAQAVRVFPVPGMGHCAGGPATDGIDAFTSLVAWVEQGKAPDSLTGIANPMSPWPGRTRPICAYPTTVRYKGTGDAEKAENFTCQAP; this is encoded by the coding sequence ATGCAACGCTTGTTTATGATGGGGGTGGCAACCGTTGCCCTCGTGACCACACCGGCGGCCTGGGCGCAGTCGGCGTCCCTGACACCTCCCGATCCTGCGGGCCGCTGTGCTGCCCTGGCGGGATGGAAGGGTGCCAACGGTGCACGCATCCTGTCCGCCACCTATAATGAGGCAGGACCTGCGAAACTGCCACCGCCGAACCCCATGGCCCCACCGCCGGGGCCGCCACCACAATTGCCCGCCCATTGCGAAATTGTGGGCATCATTAAGGAACGGACAGGCATTGATGGGCAGCCCTATGCTATCCGTTTCCACCTGCGCCTGCCCGCCGCCTGGAACCAGCGTTTCCTGATGCAGGGTGGTGGTGGCACCAACGGGGAACTGGGTGATGCGCTGGGCCGCACGGGACCGGGGGCGCCGGCCCTGGCCCAGGGTTATGCGGTCCTGTCGCAGGATTCCGGGCATGACAACGCCATCAATGCCGCACCCGAACGCGGTGGTGCGCCGGCTTTTGGTTTCGATCCAGAGTCGCGGGCAGATTATGGCGGCACCTCCCTGCCCCTGTCGGTTGGGGCGGCGAAGACACTGATCGGTGCGTTCTATGCCGCCAACCCGCGCTACAGCTATTTCGCAGGCTGTTCCAAGGGCGGGCAGGAGGGGATGATGGCCGCACAGCGCTATCCCGACCTGTTCGACGGCATCGTGGCCGCCGCCCCCGGCATGTCCCTGCCCCGTGCCGCCGTGGCGGAGGCCTGGGACACGCAAAGCCTGGCCGCAGTCGCCGCCAAGCCCGTCACCACGGCCAGCCTGGCTGCCAGTTTCAGCGATGGCGACCTGAAGCTTGTCACCCGTGCCGTCCTGGATGCCTGCGACGCCGATGATGGCTTGGCGGATGGGCTGATCGGAAACTATCCCGCGTGCACCCCGCAGAAGGTGGTGCCGGTTCTGCGCAAGGCTGTTTGTACCGGTGACAAACAGGCTGGGTGTCTGAGCAATGCCCAGGTTAATGCCTTGATCCGCGTGCAGGAAGGGGCCCGCAACAGCAAGGGGGAACACCTCTATGCGTCCTTCCCCTGGGACGCCGGCTGGGCCGATATGGGGTGGCGGGTCTGGAAGCTGGGTTCCGGTGACGGGCGCATCCCCGCCATCAATGTGATGATGGGCGCCCCGTCATTGGCCATGGTCTTCACTACACCGCCCACCCTTCCGCCGCCCGGCCTGCAAGGCCTGATGGACTATGCACTGGCATTCGATTTCGACCGGCATGCCGCAAAGATCAATGCCACAGGTGGGGCCTTTGTGCGCTCCGCCTGGACCGATATCGGCGCGCGTTCACCCGATATCGATGCATTTGCGCGGCGGGGCGGACGGATGATCGTGCCCCATGGAGTTTCCGATCCAGTCTTTTCCGTCAATGACACTACCGCCTGGTGGCAGGAGGTCAATCAGCGCACAGGCGGGAAGGCGGCACAAGCGGTCCGCGTCTTCCCCGTGCCCGGTATGGGTCATTGCGCTGGCGGCCCGGCAACAGATGGGATCGATGCCTTTACCTCCCTCGTTGCATGGGTTGAACAGGGCAAGGCCCCGGACAGTTTGACCGGCATCGCCAACCCGATGTCACCCTGGCCGGGCCGCACGCGGCCCATCTGCGCCTATCCCACCACGGTCCGTTACAAGGGAACCGGGGATGCGGAGAAGGCGGAGAACTTTACCTGTCAGGCCCCATGA
- a CDS encoding TonB-dependent receptor, which yields MKSKLLATVAVAACTALPTIAGAQAPAEPASFDGLEEIVVTAQRRSENLQSVPIAATALSGDALEDKGVERLADLQFAAPSLSITDQGLTQSVNIRGIGIASGSPAVANGVATYIDGVFQPPILTTSSFYDIQNVEVLRGPQGTLVGSNSTGGAIFINTQSPSTDRVKGYAQASYGTYDEVTGQGAVNVPVSDTLAVRVAGNYRKRDSYYDDVGSFNNKPDSLNEKAGRVGVKWEPGSFQALGKIELIDKETGGYAYRPIASTTFASNRRADFRELTYNAPTKNHERAFLASLELRQEFDNGLTLRSVSGFTNKRINNLYDTDAAITAPAGESATQTQDQYVRERQWSQEFNLISPTDGVFDWILGGYYQRNKIDVDIQTRSGSPVDPTDINQYPDKVTTGVFAQGNYELASSLELQAGLRYSHFKAEQEGSVVIGAGSAIFGPAGLQVADLKGSHQDGRVTGKLGLNWQADDETMVYAFAARGYKPGGSNSAVSEFGPETVWDYEAGVKSTLLDGHLRTQAGIFYMNYKGFQFDARDTSTGQSGVFNIANATIKGAELQVQARSGGFSVDGGLAYVDSKLDKLTLVNTRTLPSLSQYGPQCPAGTASNPPVCFDFRPYLTTAGGGDNLFSPKWSYNLGVQYELDVGPDMVLTPRLNYAYVGPRWTNLLYTPTLDYLKARGLLSAQLTLAMGDWTLEAYGSNLADKDYVSGQSGNNELYGAPREYGVRASVRF from the coding sequence ATGAAGTCGAAGCTGCTCGCGACCGTTGCCGTCGCGGCCTGTACAGCCCTGCCGACCATTGCCGGGGCGCAGGCCCCTGCCGAACCCGCATCCTTCGACGGGTTGGAAGAGATCGTGGTGACGGCACAGCGCCGGTCGGAAAACCTGCAATCCGTGCCCATCGCCGCGACCGCCCTGTCGGGTGACGCGCTGGAGGATAAGGGTGTGGAACGGCTGGCCGACCTGCAATTCGCGGCCCCTTCCCTGTCCATCACCGATCAGGGACTGACCCAGTCGGTAAATATCCGCGGCATCGGCATCGCCAGCGGATCACCCGCCGTCGCGAACGGTGTCGCCACCTATATCGATGGCGTGTTCCAGCCCCCGATCCTGACCACCAGCAGTTTCTATGACATCCAGAATGTGGAAGTGCTGCGCGGTCCGCAAGGTACGCTGGTCGGCTCCAACTCCACCGGTGGGGCCATCTTCATCAATACGCAAAGCCCATCGACCGACCGTGTGAAAGGCTATGCCCAGGCCAGCTATGGAACCTATGATGAGGTGACGGGCCAGGGGGCCGTGAATGTGCCGGTGTCAGACACGCTGGCGGTGCGTGTGGCCGGCAATTACCGCAAGCGCGACAGCTATTACGACGATGTCGGCAGCTTCAACAATAAGCCAGACAGCCTCAACGAAAAGGCGGGTCGCGTGGGTGTGAAATGGGAGCCGGGAAGCTTCCAGGCCCTGGGTAAGATCGAACTGATCGACAAGGAAACGGGCGGCTACGCCTATCGCCCCATCGCCAGCACGACCTTTGCCAGCAACCGCCGTGCCGATTTCCGCGAACTGACCTATAACGCGCCCACGAAGAACCATGAGCGGGCGTTCCTGGCCAGCTTGGAACTGCGCCAGGAGTTCGACAATGGCCTGACGCTGCGGTCGGTCAGCGGTTTCACCAACAAGCGGATCAATAATCTCTATGATACAGATGCGGCCATCACGGCCCCGGCGGGCGAAAGCGCCACGCAGACCCAGGACCAGTATGTCCGCGAACGGCAATGGAGCCAGGAATTCAACCTGATCTCTCCCACTGACGGTGTTTTCGACTGGATCCTGGGTGGGTATTACCAGCGTAACAAGATCGATGTGGATATTCAGACCCGCAGCGGGTCACCCGTCGATCCCACCGATATCAACCAGTACCCGGACAAGGTGACCACCGGCGTCTTCGCCCAGGGCAATTATGAGCTGGCGTCGTCGCTGGAGCTTCAGGCGGGCCTTCGCTATTCGCATTTCAAGGCGGAACAGGAAGGTAGCGTCGTGATCGGCGCTGGTTCCGCCATTTTCGGACCGGCGGGTTTGCAGGTCGCGGACCTGAAAGGGAGCCACCAGGATGGCCGCGTCACGGGCAAGCTGGGTCTGAACTGGCAAGCCGATGACGAGACCATGGTCTATGCCTTCGCCGCGCGCGGCTACAAGCCGGGGGGTTCGAATTCCGCCGTATCGGAATTCGGGCCGGAAACCGTGTGGGACTATGAGGCGGGCGTGAAATCGACCCTGCTGGACGGGCATCTGCGGACCCAGGCCGGCATCTTCTATATGAATTACAAGGGCTTCCAGTTCGATGCCCGCGATACCTCCACCGGTCAGTCGGGCGTGTTCAACATTGCCAACGCCACCATCAAGGGGGCAGAGCTGCAGGTGCAGGCGCGGTCGGGCGGCTTCTCCGTCGATGGCGGCCTTGCCTATGTCGACAGCAAGCTGGACAAGTTAACGCTGGTCAATACCCGCACCCTGCCTTCGCTCTCGCAATATGGGCCGCAATGCCCCGCCGGCACCGCGTCCAACCCGCCCGTCTGCTTTGACTTCCGGCCCTACCTGACGACGGCGGGCGGCGGGGACAACCTGTTTTCCCCGAAATGGAGCTACAATCTGGGTGTGCAGTACGAGCTGGATGTGGGACCGGACATGGTCCTGACCCCGCGCCTGAACTATGCCTATGTCGGGCCGCGTTGGACCAACCTGCTCTATACCCCGACGCTGGATTATCTGAAGGCGCGCGGGCTGCTGTCGGCGCAACTGACCCTGGCCATGGGGGATTGGACGCTGGAGGCCTATGGCAGCAACCTGGCCGACAAGGACTATGTCAGCGGCCAAAGCGGCAATAACGAGCTTTACGGCGCACCCCGCGAATATGGGGTCCGCGCCTCTGTACGGTTTTAA
- a CDS encoding SH3 domain-containing protein, translating to MLYHFPPGLQARVTKAYTRPYDDPINVRAGESVEIDLGKSAQTDLFGWVWCRAPDGREGWTPDAWLEGAGDRRTLVRDFNAIELTVATGDRVLPLYSESGFIWCRTDDDRQGWLPDAFLALSM from the coding sequence ATGCTGTACCATTTTCCCCCCGGCCTCCAGGCACGCGTCACAAAGGCCTACACTCGACCCTATGATGATCCGATCAATGTGCGGGCGGGTGAATCGGTTGAGATTGACCTCGGCAAGAGCGCGCAGACCGACCTGTTCGGTTGGGTCTGGTGCCGGGCGCCCGACGGGCGGGAAGGCTGGACGCCGGATGCGTGGCTGGAAGGGGCGGGGGACCGGCGTACCCTGGTACGGGATTTCAACGCCATTGAATTGACCGTCGCTACCGGCGACAGGGTGCTGCCGCTTTACAGCGAAAGCGGCTTCATCTGGTGCCGTACCGATGATGACCGTCAGGGATGGTTGCCAGATGCCTTCCTTGCGCTCTCCATGTAG